The DNA sequence GCATCGAAGCGCGCCAGGTTGGACGACACCTCCGACGGCAGGATCAGGTAGTAGGCGCTCAGCGAGTAGTCGAAGTGCGGGCAGTCCACTTCAGAGATCTGCGCGCCCAGCGCTGTCAACTGTTCGACGGCGGCGTTGAACGACGCCAGCACGCCGGGCTGGTAGCCCTCCCCACTGTGCAGCTGGCGCACCACCCCGATCCGCACACCCGACAGATCACCGGTGGCCCCGGCGCGCGCGGCGCCGACGACGTCGGGCACCGGTACGTCCAGCGAGGTGGAGTCGCGCGGGTCGTGCCCGGCGATCACCGAGTGCAGCAGCGCGGTGTCGGCCACGGTGCGTGCGCACGGCCCGCCCTGGTCCAGCGACGACGCGCACGCCACCAGCCCGTAGCGGCTCACGGTGCCGTAGGTGGGCTTCACGCCGACGGTGGCGGTCAGCGCGGCCGGCTGGCGGATCGAGCCGCCGGTGTCGGTGCCGATGGCCAGTGGCGCCTGAAACGCCGCCAGCGCCGCGGCACTGCCGCCGCCCGAGCCGCCCGGCACCCGCTCGACATCCCACGGGTTGCGGGTCGGACCGTAGGCGGAGTTCTCCGTCGACGAGCCCATGGCGAACTCGTCCATGTTGGTCTTGCCCAGGATCGGGATGCCCGCTGCGCGCAGCCGCGCGGTGACGGTCGCGTCGTAGGGGGCCCGCCAGCCTTCCAGGATCTTCGATCCGCAGGTCGTGGGCGCGTCGACCGTGGTGAACACGTCCTTGAGGGCGAGTGGCACCCCGGCCAGCGCCGACGGTGCCGCGCCGGCGGCGATCGCCTGGTCGGCCGCTTCCGCGGCGGCCAAGGCCTCGTCGGCGCCGACGTGCAGGAACGCCCCGTAGCGATCGTCGGTGGCCGCGATCTGGTCGAGGTGGGCGCGGGTGACCTCGACCGAGGACACCTCACGGGCGGCGATCTTGGCCGCCAGGGTGGCCGCGTCGGATCGGATCAGCTCACTCACTGGCTCTCCCCCAGGATCTGCGGAACCGCGAAACGGTTCTCGGCGGCACGCGGCGCGGCGGCCAGCGCCTCGGCCTGGGTCAGCCCGGCGACAATCTCGTCCGGCCGGGTGACGTTGACGTCCTTGAGCGGGTTATCGGTCGCCTCGACGCCAGTGACGTCGACAGCCTGAATCGTGCTGACATGGGTCAGGATCGCATCGAGCTGGCCTGCGAAGCCGTCCAACTCGGCGTCGGTCAGCGCCAGCCGGGCCAACCGGGCCAGGTGGGATACGTCGTCACGGGAGATCTGGGACACGGGTGCAAAGCCTAGCGTCGGTCGCAAGCGCGGCGAAGCCGGGCGCTGCGGGCCGACGCCATCAGATCAGTCGTCCGCTCACGCCGAGCGTTAAGCCAGCGTGCGGTGGCGAGCGTGAAGTCAGACTCACTCGCGGCGCGCCCGGACGGGCTGTGGGAAGGTTTGCCCATGCCTTCCTATCTGCTGCGCGTCGAACTCGACGACCGCCCCGGCAGCCTGGGTTCGCTGGCCGTGGGTCTGGGCTCGGTGGGCGCCGACATCTTGTCGCTGGACGTTGTGGAACGCGGAAGCGGCTCGGCGATCGACGACCTGGTGGTCGAACTGCCGCAGGGGTCGATGCCTGACGTGCTGATCACCGCCGCCGAACGGTTGCCCGGAGTTCGGGTGCACAGTATTCGCCCGCACACCGGACTGCTGGATGCGCACCGTGAACTCGAGCTCATCGACCACGTCGCGGTCGCCGGCGACCGCAGCGCCAAGTTGCAGAAGCTGGCCAACGAAGCGCCGCGGGTGCTGCGGGTCAGCTGGTGCGCGGTGCTGCGCAGCGATGGGGACGACGGGACGTTCCGTCGGCTCGCCGGTAGTCCGGGCATCCCGGAGACTCAGGTCAGCGCGGTGCCGTGGCTGCCGATCGAGCAGGCCGCTGCCTTGGACAACACTGCCGCCTGGGTGCCGCCGGTGTGGCGAGAGATGGATGTCGCCCTGGCGGCCGCGCCGCTGGGCAACCCCCGCACCGCCGTCGTGCTGGGCCGCACCGGAGGTCCGGCCTTCCTGCCCGCCGAAGTGGTCCGGTTGGGCTATCTGGCCGGGATCGTGGCAACGCTGCTGCGCTAGTCGGTCTGTGCCGAGTCGTCGTCCGGGGTCTCGCTGCCGCTATCCCCCGGACCGTTCTCCAGCAGGGCGCGGAAGCCCTCCTCGTCCAGGACCGGCACCCCGAGCTCGACGGCCTTGTCGTATTTGGAGCCGGGCGCGTCGCCTGCCACCACGTAGGCGGTCTTCTTCGACACCGACCCGGCCGCGCGCCCGCCGCGCACCACAATCGCCTCCTTGGCCTGGTCGCGGGAGAAGCCGGTCAGCGAGCCCGTCACGACGATGCTCAGACCTTCCAGGGTGCGTTCGATGCTCTCGTCGCGTTCGTCGGCCATCCGGACCCCGGCCGCTCGCCACTTGTCGACGATGGCGCGGTGCCAGTCGACGTCGAACCATTCGGTGACCGCGGCGGCGATGGTGGGGCCGACGCCCTCGACGGCGGCCAGCTGTTCCGTGGACGCCTCGGTGATCGCGTCCAGGCTGCCGAATTCGGTGGCCAGCGCCCGGGCCGCGGTCGGGCCGACGTGACGGATCGACAACGCCACCAACACCCGCCACAGCGGTTGGGATTTGGCCTTGTCCAGGTTGGCCAGCAGTTGCCGGCCGTTTTTGGACAGCGCGCCGTCCTTGGTCGTGAACAACTCGGTGCGCAGCAGGTCGTCCTCGGTGAGGGTGAACAGATCGCCCTCGTCGGTGATGACGCCGGCGCCCAGCAGCGCGATCGCCGCTTCGTAACCCAGCGCCTCGATGTCGAAGGCGCCGCGCCCGGCGACGTGGAAGACTCGCTCGCGCAGCTGCGCCGGGCAGGACCGGGCGTTCGGGCAGCGGATGTCGACGTCGGCTTCCTTGGCCGGGGCCAACAGGGTTCCGCATTCCGGGCAATGGGTCGGCATGACGAACTCCCGCTCGCTGCCGTCGCGCAGGTCGACCACCGGCCCGAGCACCTCGGGGATCACGTCACCGGCCTTACGGATCACCACGGTGTCCCCGATCAGCACGCCCTTGCGCTTGACCTCCGAGGCGTTGTGCAGGGTGGCCAGCGACACCGTGGAGCCGGCGACCTTGACCGGGGTCATATAGGCGAACGGGGTGACCCGGCCGGTGCGGCCGACGCTGACCCGGATATCGACCAGCGTGGTCTGAGCCTCCTCCGGCGGGTATTTGTAGGCCACCGCCCAGCGCGGTACCCGGGAGGTGGCGCCGAGCCGGCGCTGCAGCGACCGGTCGTCGACTTTGACGACGACACCGTCGATTTCGTGTTCGACGGCGTGGCGGTGTTCGCCCCAGTAGCTGATGCGTTCGGCCACCGCGGCCATCCCCTCGACCCGGGCGGTGTGGGTGGAGACCGGCAGCCCCCAGGCCTTCATCGCGGAGTAGGCCTCATGCAGGGTGTCGGGGCTGAATCCTTCGGCGTAGCCGAGGCCGTGGCAGACCATCCGCAGGTTTCGTCGGGCGGTGACGGCCGGGTTCTTCTGCCGCAGGGAGCCCGCCGCGCTGTTGCGGGGGTTGGCGAACGGCGGCTTGCCGTCGGCGACCAGGCCGGCGTTGAGGGTTTCGAAGTCCTCCAGCCGGAAGTACACCTCGCCACGTACCTCCAGCACCGCCGGGACCGGGAATTCGGTATCGGTGTTCAGGAATTCGGGGATGTCGGTGATGGTGCGCGCGTTGAGCGTCACGTCCTCACCGACCCGGCCGTCGCCGCGGGTGGCGCCGCTGACCAATCGGCCGTTGCGATACACCAGCCCGAGCGCCACCCCGTCGACCTTGAGTTCGCACAGATAGGCGGTATCGCCGCCGATCTCGCCGATGACCCGGCCCGCCCAGGCCGTCAGCTCGTCGGGTGAGAACACGTCTTCCAGCGACAGCATCCGCTCCAGGTGCTCAGCGGGCGTGAATTCGGTGGTGAACCCGGCACCGCCCACCAGCTGGGTGGGTGAGTCGGGGGTGCGCAGTTCCGGGTGCGCGTCCTCCAGCGCGAGCAGCCGGTTGAACAGCCCGTCGAAGTCGGCGTCGGTGATGATCGGCGCGTCTTTGATGTAGTAGCGGAACTGGTGCTCGCGCACCTCTTCGGCCAGTTCATACCACTGCCGCCGGAGGTCCGGGGGGACGCTGTCGGCCTCTGGACTCACCCCCGCAGGTTATCGCCTGACTACCCTGGCGGCATGCCGCACCCGATCATGTACCACGACGACGACCCTGGTCTGGCGGAGCTGCGACGCATCGCGCTGGGCCTTCCCGAAGCCTTCGAGAAGATCTCCCACGGCCGCCCGGTGTTCTGCGCCCCGAAGATGTTCGCGATCTACGGCGGCAACAGCAAAGCCACTGGTGTGATGGTGCCCTACCCGCATGCGCTGCTGGTCAAGGTCGACGAGTCCGAGCGACGGGCCCTGGCGCAGGACCCGCGATTCTTCTCGCCGATGTATCTCGGTCCGTCCGGTTGGTTGGGACTGGATTTCGTTGCAGCTGAGGTGGATTGGGACGAGGTGGGCGAGCTGGTCGACGCGTCGTTTCGGCTGACCGCGTCGGCGCGGTTGATCCGGTGTCTAGATGAGGCCTAACAGCTCCTCACACCGCCTCGGGATCACTCGCCAGCGCCTCGCCCACTTTGCGCACCAGCCCGACCGCGGTTCGCGCCCACGCGGCGTCGGCGCCGGCCATCCCGCAGACCGGGCTGATCCCGATCCGCTCGGCCAGCACCGAGCGGGGGAATCCGATCCGGTCGGTGATCGCCGCGACCGCGGTCGCCAGCTCTTCGACGTCGGGCCTCCGCCCCGGAGCGAGTGCGGGAACCAGCCCCACAACCAGGGTGCGGCCGGAGTCGACGAAGGCGCCGATCTGGTCGTAGTCGGCGGATTCCAACGCGGTGCAGTCCAACGCCAGCGCGGTGATAGAACTGCGCTGCAACACATTCCACGGAAGTCTCGATGCACAACTGTGCACCAGCACCTCGCCTCCGATCATCTCGGCGCAGCCGTCGAGCAGCGCGGTCGCCACCGACTCGTCGATGGCGGCCACCGGGCTCAATGCGGTAACGCCGGCCAGCCGGCCGGTCACCGCGGCGGCCAGCGACGGCTCGTCGAGCTGCACGATCACCGGCGTCTCGAGCCGGCGGGACAGCTCGGCCCGGTGCGACTTGAGACCCTCTGCCAGCGATGCGGCCAGGTCCCGCAGCGCCCCGGGGTCGGTGATCGCCCGGTGCCCGTTGGCCAGTTCCAGCTCCGCGGCCAGAGTCAGCGGACCGGCGGCCTGCACCTTGACCGGATGCCCGCTGCCCCGCAGGCCGGCGACTTCCCATGCCTCTTCCAGGGCATCGGCGTCCTCGCCGAGCAGGCTCACCGCGCGCCGGCTCACCGCTCCGGGACGCGCCGCCAGCCGGTAGCCGCGCGGCGCGGTGTCGATGGCGATGTCGACCAGCAGCGCGCCGGTCCGACCGATCATGTCGGCGCCCACTCCGCGCCCCGGCAGCTCAACCAGGTGGGCCAGGCTGCCGCCCAACTCACCGACCACCACCTCGGCCGCCGCGCGCGCCGAGGTGCCCGGCCACGACCCCAGTCCGGTCCCAGTGGCGAAAGCAGTCACCGGGCAACCGTATTGAAGTGACATGACCCCGGGCACGGCGGGCTAGCCTTCGGTGGTGAGGATGTCGCGGCTGGTGCCGATCTTGGCCGTAACGGCAGCGGTGGTGGGCTGCACCCGGCTGGTCGACGGCACGGCGCTGCCACCGGTGGCGCTGCCGGCTCCCGCCGGCACCGTGGACCTCGGCCGGATCATGCTCGGCACGCCCCGGATGCGGGCCATCGTCGGCGCCGACGAGCAGCTGACGGTCATCCCCACCATGGATTCCAGCTCTCCGGTGGACATCGACGACCTCGCCGCCACCATCCCGCCGCCGTGCCGTTTCATCTTCGCCGAGACCGCGGTGTTCGGGTCCGCGATGACGCGTTTCCACAAGACCACCTACCAGTACCCGCCGAAGGCCGCAATGCTCTCGGAGGGCGCTGCCGTCTACCCCGAAAGCGAGGCCGCCCACCACGCTCTCGACGCGCTGGTGGCCACGGTCTCCGAGTGCGCCGACACCTCCGCCGGACCTGGGCTGGTCAGCGACTGGGATGCCAACGAGGAGTCCCTGCGTACCCACGCCGGTGATTGTGGCCGGGCCTATCAGGTCAAGTCGGTGGTGCTGTTGGAGGTCACGTACTGCGGCTTTTCGGCGTCCGACGCCGACCTGGTGGTGACGAACATGGCTTCCGCGGTGCCCGGTTAGGCGCACTTCCCCGCGCCGAACGTGCATTCAGGGCGAAAAAATCGCCGCATCGTCGCGCTCAGTACACGTTCGGC is a window from the Mycobacterium sp. SVM_VP21 genome containing:
- the gatC gene encoding Asp-tRNA(Asn)/Glu-tRNA(Gln) amidotransferase subunit GatC; this translates as MSQISRDDVSHLARLARLALTDAELDGFAGQLDAILTHVSTIQAVDVTGVEATDNPLKDVNVTRPDEIVAGLTQAEALAAAPRAAENRFAVPQILGESQ
- a CDS encoding methionine synthase, with the translated sequence MTAFATGTGLGSWPGTSARAAAEVVVGELGGSLAHLVELPGRGVGADMIGRTGALLVDIAIDTAPRGYRLAARPGAVSRRAVSLLGEDADALEEAWEVAGLRGSGHPVKVQAAGPLTLAAELELANGHRAITDPGALRDLAASLAEGLKSHRAELSRRLETPVIVQLDEPSLAAAVTGRLAGVTALSPVAAIDESVATALLDGCAEMIGGEVLVHSCASRLPWNVLQRSSITALALDCTALESADYDQIGAFVDSGRTLVVGLVPALAPGRRPDVEELATAVAAITDRIGFPRSVLAERIGISPVCGMAGADAAWARTAVGLVRKVGEALASDPEAV
- a CDS encoding MmcQ/YjbR family DNA-binding protein, with product MPHPIMYHDDDPGLAELRRIALGLPEAFEKISHGRPVFCAPKMFAIYGGNSKATGVMVPYPHALLVKVDESERRALAQDPRFFSPMYLGPSGWLGLDFVAAEVDWDEVGELVDASFRLTASARLIRCLDEA
- the ligA gene encoding NAD-dependent DNA ligase LigA, encoding MSPEADSVPPDLRRQWYELAEEVREHQFRYYIKDAPIITDADFDGLFNRLLALEDAHPELRTPDSPTQLVGGAGFTTEFTPAEHLERMLSLEDVFSPDELTAWAGRVIGEIGGDTAYLCELKVDGVALGLVYRNGRLVSGATRGDGRVGEDVTLNARTITDIPEFLNTDTEFPVPAVLEVRGEVYFRLEDFETLNAGLVADGKPPFANPRNSAAGSLRQKNPAVTARRNLRMVCHGLGYAEGFSPDTLHEAYSAMKAWGLPVSTHTARVEGMAAVAERISYWGEHRHAVEHEIDGVVVKVDDRSLQRRLGATSRVPRWAVAYKYPPEEAQTTLVDIRVSVGRTGRVTPFAYMTPVKVAGSTVSLATLHNASEVKRKGVLIGDTVVIRKAGDVIPEVLGPVVDLRDGSEREFVMPTHCPECGTLLAPAKEADVDIRCPNARSCPAQLRERVFHVAGRGAFDIEALGYEAAIALLGAGVITDEGDLFTLTEDDLLRTELFTTKDGALSKNGRQLLANLDKAKSQPLWRVLVALSIRHVGPTAARALATEFGSLDAITEASTEQLAAVEGVGPTIAAAVTEWFDVDWHRAIVDKWRAAGVRMADERDESIERTLEGLSIVVTGSLTGFSRDQAKEAIVVRGGRAAGSVSKKTAYVVAGDAPGSKYDKAVELGVPVLDEEGFRALLENGPGDSGSETPDDDSAQTD
- a CDS encoding sensor domain-containing protein, which translates into the protein MSRLVPILAVTAAVVGCTRLVDGTALPPVALPAPAGTVDLGRIMLGTPRMRAIVGADEQLTVIPTMDSSSPVDIDDLAATIPPPCRFIFAETAVFGSAMTRFHKTTYQYPPKAAMLSEGAAVYPESEAAHHALDALVATVSECADTSAGPGLVSDWDANEESLRTHAGDCGRAYQVKSVVLLEVTYCGFSASDADLVVTNMASAVPG
- the gatA gene encoding Asp-tRNA(Asn)/Glu-tRNA(Gln) amidotransferase subunit GatA, coding for MSELIRSDAATLAAKIAAREVSSVEVTRAHLDQIAATDDRYGAFLHVGADEALAAAEAADQAIAAGAAPSALAGVPLALKDVFTTVDAPTTCGSKILEGWRAPYDATVTARLRAAGIPILGKTNMDEFAMGSSTENSAYGPTRNPWDVERVPGGSGGGSAAALAAFQAPLAIGTDTGGSIRQPAALTATVGVKPTYGTVSRYGLVACASSLDQGGPCARTVADTALLHSVIAGHDPRDSTSLDVPVPDVVGAARAGATGDLSGVRIGVVRQLHSGEGYQPGVLASFNAAVEQLTALGAQISEVDCPHFDYSLSAYYLILPSEVSSNLARFDAMRFGLRVGDDGTHSAEEVMALTRAAGFGPEVKRRIMLGTYALSAGYYDAYYNQAQKVRTLIARDLDEAYKSVDVLISPTTPTTAFRLGEKVDDPLAMYLFDLCTLPLNLAGHCGMSVPSGLSGDDGLPVGLQIMAPALADDRLYRVGAAYEAARGELASAI
- a CDS encoding amino acid-binding protein; this encodes MPSYLLRVELDDRPGSLGSLAVGLGSVGADILSLDVVERGSGSAIDDLVVELPQGSMPDVLITAAERLPGVRVHSIRPHTGLLDAHRELELIDHVAVAGDRSAKLQKLANEAPRVLRVSWCAVLRSDGDDGTFRRLAGSPGIPETQVSAVPWLPIEQAAALDNTAAWVPPVWREMDVALAAAPLGNPRTAVVLGRTGGPAFLPAEVVRLGYLAGIVATLLR